The Haloferax sp. Atlit-12N genome window below encodes:
- the gcvH gene encoding glycine cleavage system protein GcvH, whose product MFEIPDDRKYLESHEWTTTEGDAVRIGISDFAQDELGDVVFVELPAEGDELAAGEEFGVVESIKAVSDLYAPISGTVTAVNEELFDAPELLNDDPYGDGWMLELEPADESEFDDLLSPEEYREQTE is encoded by the coding sequence ATGTTCGAAATCCCTGACGACCGGAAGTACCTGGAATCGCACGAATGGACCACCACCGAGGGCGACGCCGTCCGTATCGGCATCTCCGACTTCGCACAGGACGAACTGGGCGACGTCGTCTTCGTCGAACTCCCCGCCGAGGGCGACGAACTCGCCGCCGGCGAGGAGTTCGGCGTGGTCGAGAGCATCAAGGCCGTCTCGGACCTCTACGCCCCCATCTCGGGCACCGTCACGGCCGTCAACGAGGAGCTGTTCGACGCCCCGGAACTCCTCAACGACGACCCCTACGGCGACGGCTGGATGCTCGAACTCGAACCGGCCGACGAAAGCGAGTTCGACGACCTCCTCTCCCCCGAGGAGTACCGCGAGCAGACGGAGTGA
- the gcvPA gene encoding aminomethyl-transferring glycine dehydrogenase subunit GcvPA: MTAGNGRRVGSPYAPHTDADEQAMLDAVGVDSAEDLFDIPEEVRFDGEFGVAGTDEQELRNVMADLFSRNEELTEFLGRGHHAHYVPALVDDLSRRSEFLTSYTQYQPEIAQGFLQVLFEYQSMLVELTGLPVANCSMYDAATALAEAALLANRLRRGASGHRVLVPEHLHEGRLGVLENYLDGAEMEIGEYPMDDGAVDVEALADLVDDETVMVYAETPTVRGVIEERLADIGDLAHDNDALFCLGSDLVALALLEEPASVGADVVVGEAGALGLGTAYGMGLGIFATREEYLRQVPGRLVGVSEDSADMRAFTLTLQTREQHIRKERATSNICTNQAWVALRTAMHMAWLGPDRLVDLATQAVTDARDLAARLDELSGVKAPLYDRHHFREFVVRTDQPAPAITNDLAGRGFAVHALDDHHLQVCITDANADAADGLVAAFEEVI; the protein is encoded by the coding sequence ATGACGGCTGGAAACGGACGGCGGGTCGGAAGCCCGTACGCCCCACACACCGACGCCGACGAGCAAGCGATGCTGGACGCCGTCGGCGTCGACAGCGCCGAGGACCTCTTCGACATCCCCGAGGAGGTCCGCTTCGACGGCGAGTTCGGCGTCGCCGGTACCGACGAACAGGAGCTCAGGAACGTCATGGCCGACCTGTTTTCGCGCAACGAGGAGCTGACGGAGTTCCTCGGCCGCGGCCACCACGCCCACTACGTTCCGGCGCTGGTCGACGACCTCTCGCGGCGCTCGGAGTTCCTCACCTCGTACACGCAGTACCAGCCCGAAATCGCGCAGGGCTTCCTGCAGGTGCTGTTCGAGTACCAGTCGATGCTGGTCGAACTGACCGGGCTTCCGGTCGCCAACTGTTCGATGTACGACGCCGCGACGGCGCTCGCCGAGGCCGCGCTCCTCGCGAACCGCCTCCGCCGCGGCGCGAGCGGCCACCGCGTGCTCGTCCCCGAGCACCTCCACGAGGGCCGCCTCGGCGTCCTCGAGAACTACCTCGACGGCGCGGAGATGGAAATCGGCGAGTACCCGATGGACGACGGCGCGGTCGACGTGGAAGCCCTCGCGGACCTCGTCGACGACGAGACCGTGATGGTCTACGCTGAGACCCCGACGGTCCGCGGCGTCATCGAGGAGCGACTCGCCGACATCGGCGACCTCGCACACGACAACGACGCGCTGTTCTGTCTCGGAAGCGACCTCGTGGCGCTCGCGCTCCTCGAAGAGCCCGCGAGCGTCGGTGCCGACGTGGTCGTCGGCGAGGCCGGCGCGCTCGGCCTCGGGACGGCCTACGGCATGGGTCTCGGCATCTTCGCCACCCGCGAGGAGTACCTCCGGCAGGTCCCCGGCCGCCTCGTCGGCGTCTCCGAGGACAGCGCGGACATGCGGGCGTTCACGCTGACGCTCCAGACCCGCGAACAGCACATCCGCAAGGAGCGCGCGACCTCGAACATCTGTACGAATCAGGCGTGGGTCGCGCTCCGCACCGCCATGCACATGGCGTGGCTCGGCCCCGACCGCCTCGTCGACCTCGCGACGCAGGCCGTCACCGACGCGCGCGACCTCGCCGCCCGACTGGACGAGCTTTCGGGCGTCAAAGCGCCGCTCTACGACCGCCACCACTTCCGGGAGTTCGTCGTCCGGACGGACCAGCCCGCGCCCGCCATCACGAACGACCTCGCGGGCCGCGGCTTCGCGGTCCACGCCCTCGACGACCACCACCTGCAGGTCTGTATCACCGACGCGAACGCCGACGCCGCGGACGGACTGGTCGCGGCCTTCGAGGAGGTCATCTGA
- the gcvPB gene encoding aminomethyl-transferring glycine dehydrogenase subunit GcvPB yields the protein MNFDQARFSRDDEYEPLLSEKDSTTVEVDSEGVLPDDLTRDELTLPALSEPQLARHYTRLSQMNYSVELGPYPLGSCTMKYNPSFTEDVAADPNAGVHPDRSDRTIQGTLGLLHGLQEYLADIGGMDAVTLQPPAGAAGEFTGILVAKAYHESRGDDRSEIIIPSSAHGTNFASAAMAGYDVVELPSDDDGRVDMEALDAAISEETAALMLTNPNTLGLFERDIVDIAEMVHDAGGLLYYDGANLNALLGRARPGDMGFDIMHYNVHKTFATPHGGGGPGAGPVGVVEELAEFLPSPMVRETAAGYEQYEPESSIGKVHGFAGNWLVLVKAYAYIARLGDAGLADASAKAVLNANYLASQIDLEVPYGPFHHEFAATSGDRDAADVAKRMLDYGVHPPTTKWPELVSQAMLTEPTEVEDKASLDDLAHAFNAAYADSDEALETAPTKTSARRIDQVSAARNPRLSWQALGDDE from the coding sequence ATGAACTTCGACCAAGCCCGATTCAGCCGCGACGACGAGTACGAACCGCTCCTGTCCGAGAAGGACAGCACCACCGTCGAGGTCGATTCCGAGGGTGTCCTCCCCGACGACCTGACCCGCGACGAACTGACGCTGCCGGCGCTGTCGGAGCCCCAACTGGCGCGCCACTACACGCGCCTGTCGCAGATGAACTACAGCGTCGAACTCGGGCCGTACCCGCTGGGGTCGTGTACGATGAAGTACAACCCCTCGTTCACGGAGGACGTGGCGGCGGACCCCAATGCCGGGGTTCACCCCGACCGCTCCGACCGGACGATTCAGGGGACGCTCGGCCTCCTGCACGGCCTGCAGGAGTACCTCGCCGACATCGGCGGGATGGACGCCGTGACGCTCCAACCCCCGGCGGGTGCCGCGGGCGAGTTCACGGGCATCCTCGTCGCCAAGGCGTACCACGAGTCGCGCGGCGACGACCGCTCGGAGATTATCATCCCCTCGTCGGCCCACGGGACGAACTTCGCGTCGGCCGCGATGGCCGGCTACGACGTGGTCGAACTCCCGTCCGACGACGACGGCCGCGTGGACATGGAGGCGCTCGACGCCGCCATCTCCGAGGAGACGGCCGCGCTCATGCTCACGAACCCCAACACGCTGGGGCTGTTCGAGCGCGACATCGTCGATATCGCCGAGATGGTCCACGACGCGGGCGGCCTGCTGTACTACGACGGCGCGAACCTCAACGCGCTGCTCGGCCGCGCTCGCCCCGGCGACATGGGCTTCGACATCATGCACTACAACGTCCACAAGACGTTCGCCACGCCCCACGGCGGCGGCGGCCCCGGTGCCGGTCCGGTCGGCGTGGTCGAGGAACTCGCTGAGTTCCTTCCGAGTCCGATGGTCCGCGAGACGGCCGCGGGCTACGAGCAGTACGAACCCGAGTCGTCCATCGGCAAGGTCCACGGCTTCGCCGGCAACTGGCTCGTCCTCGTGAAGGCGTACGCCTACATCGCCCGCCTCGGCGACGCGGGCCTCGCGGACGCCAGCGCCAAGGCCGTCCTCAACGCCAACTACCTCGCCTCGCAGATAGACCTCGAAGTCCCGTACGGGCCGTTCCACCACGAGTTCGCGGCGACCTCGGGCGACCGCGACGCCGCCGACGTGGCGAAGCGCATGCTCGACTACGGCGTCCACCCGCCGACGACGAAGTGGCCCGAACTCGTCTCGCAGGCGATGCTCACGGAACCGACGGAAGTCGAAGACAAGGCGTCGCTCGACGACCTCGCACACGCCTTCAACGCGGCGTACGCCGACTCCGACGAGGCGCTCGAAACCGCGCCCACGAAGACCAGCGCCCGCCGCATCGACCAGGTGTCCGCCGCGCGGAACCCGCGGCTCTCGTGGCAGGCGCTCGGCGACGACGAATAA